The following are encoded together in the Hominilimicola fabiformis genome:
- a CDS encoding ThiF family adenylyltransferase: MKVNRYNGFKIILIGAGGTGGYIAPHLYRIAFASGCTARIIIADGDIVEEKNLIRQNFAACDIGKNKAQVMAERYAGTFGIETEYIPDFIEDKKTLERLVDSNCYYYNSQGPTVILIGAVDNNRSRQLCHEVFKETRNIIYIDSGNGEYTGQVVCGVRKNGRTITKPVAGIYPDILQGDEKFPTELSCAERSVSAPQSIAANLFASTIVASILYQLIVCGDLLVRKTTFSSMTMNSKTLLSRGGNR, encoded by the coding sequence ATGAAAGTAAACAGATATAACGGATTTAAGATTATCCTCATCGGCGCAGGCGGTACAGGCGGATATATTGCTCCGCATTTATACCGTATAGCATTTGCTTCGGGATGTACTGCCCGTATCATTATTGCAGACGGTGATATAGTCGAGGAAAAGAACCTTATACGTCAGAATTTTGCCGCGTGCGATATAGGCAAAAACAAAGCTCAGGTTATGGCGGAACGCTATGCAGGCACGTTTGGGATAGAAACGGAGTATATACCGGATTTCATAGAGGATAAAAAGACATTGGAAAGGCTTGTAGACAGTAATTGTTATTATTACAATTCTCAAGGACCGACAGTGATTTTAATAGGCGCGGTTGACAATAACCGTTCCCGTCAGCTATGTCATGAGGTATTCAAAGAAACCCGGAATATCATATACATAGATTCCGGTAACGGAGAATACACGGGACAGGTGGTATGCGGAGTACGCAAAAACGGACGTACTATAACAAAGCCTGTGGCGGGAATATACCCTGATATTTTACAGGGCGATGAGAAATTTCCGACGGAGCTTTCGTGTGCTGAGCGAAGCGTATCAGCGCCGCAGAGTATAGCGGCTAATTTGTTTGCATCAACCATTGTCGCGTCGATATTGTATCAGCTTATTGTATGCGGTGATTTACTTGTACGTAAGACTACCTTTTCTTCAATGACAATGAACTCAAAAACACTCTTGTCAAGAGGAGGTAATCGGTGA